One part of the Dioscorea cayenensis subsp. rotundata cultivar TDr96_F1 chromosome 2, TDr96_F1_v2_PseudoChromosome.rev07_lg8_w22 25.fasta, whole genome shotgun sequence genome encodes these proteins:
- the LOC120270828 gene encoding uncharacterized protein LOC120270828 yields MNQPQEALRMLLLGKKIIEKLFGEDHEDSIDTCQCIANSYGAMESYALALEFQKHVIDSWERHGPNASDELREAHRLLEQLKKKAQGSPSAVFPANTLPLSWHN; encoded by the exons ATGAATCAGCCACAGGAAGCATTAAGAATGCTGCTCCTTgggaagaaaataatagaaaaacttTTTGGCGAAGACCACGAGGATTCTATAGATACATGCCAGTGCATTGCTAATTCTTATGGGGCAATGGAAAG TTATGCCCTCGCATTAGAGTTCCAAAAGCATGTTATTGACTCATGGGAAAGACATGGGCCTAATGCAAGCGATGAGTTAAGAGAAGCTCATCGTCTGCTTGAGCAGTTAAAGAAGAAGGCACAAGGATCTCCGTCTGCTGTTTTTCCTGCAAACACATTGCCACTGTCATGGCATAATTGA
- the LOC120272045 gene encoding uncharacterized protein LOC120272045: MRRSTFSLLSSISKLTISPRFLHSPSSSLLLPLLHHHHHHYHHSFQPCESRSIQAFSQTSSVHHHIFDSATSTKQLLEAFNAMESTSDENDKRLGLACLELGFLEKDGGDSLSLAKALLLLGKIGYRMKRFDDSLKSLNTAEQVLDGMPSRGCGDSGDARVRVAVQAQIADTKILMGRRYEALVNRRRCFELKSLIFAAGSREMGDSYKDLAEFYTSVLEFQEALPLALKALDIYEERLGSDSMEVIQVRRLLGVVYTSLGENEEALKQNEMARSVLEDLHLNEELFYVEIEKANMQISLGRLDNAIDTLKGVIAQAEKESDIRAVVFVFDGKKHCSTRTSLEIQRGVWRLLRTLAIIEKLPQQLHLAGKYLSKAGVVASLDKESL, encoded by the exons ATGAGAAGGTCCACCTTCTCCCTCCTCTCCTCCATCTCCAAGCTCACCATTTCTCCTCGATTTCTCCATTCTCCGAGCTCGTCccttctccttcctcttctccatcaccaccaccaccactaccaccACTCCTTCCAACCATGCGAGTCACGTTCCATTCAGGCATTTTCACAAACATCTTCCGTGCATCACCATATCTTCGACTCCGCCACCTCAACGAAGCAACTCCTCGAGGCCTTCAACGCCATGGAATCCACTTCGGATGAGAATGACAAGCGCCTTGGCCTCGCTTGTCTAGAGTTG ggatttttggagaaagatggtGGGGATTCGCTGTCTCTTGCCAAAGCTCTGCTCTTATTGGGGAAGATTGGTTATAGGATGAAGAGATTTGATGATAGTTTGAAGTCGCTGAACACTGCTGAGCAGGTGCTTGATGGAATGCCAAGCCGAGGTTGTGGTGATTCTGGAGATGCGCGAGTGCGTGTTGCAGTGCAGGCACAGATTGCTGATACAAAGATACTTATGGGGAGAAGATATGAGGCTTTGGTTAATCGCAGAAGGTGTTTTGAGCTGAAAAGTTTGATCTTTGCTGCTGGTTCCAGGGAAATGGGTGATTCTTATAAGGATTTGGCAGAGTTTTATACTTCGGTGTTGGAGTTTCAAGAGGCTTTGCCACTTGCTCTGAAGGCCTTGGATATATATGAGGAGAGATTGGGGTCTGATTCTATGGAGGTGATTCAAGTTCGACGGCTTCTTGGAGTTGTTTATACTAGTCTTGGGGAGAATGAGGAAGCTTTGAAGCAAAATGAGATGGCAAGAAGTGTTTTGGAGGATTTGCATTTGAACGAGGAATTGTTTTATGTGGAGATTGAGAAGGCAAATATGCAGATTTCTCTTGGGAGGTTGGATAATGCCATTGATACACTTAAGGGGGTGATTGCACAAGCAGAGAAGGAGAGTGACATTCGGGCAGTGGTGTTTGTTTTCGATGGCAAAAAGCATTGTTCAACCAGGACAAGTTTGGAGATTCAAAGAGGTGTTTGGAGATTGCTT CGGACGTTGGCAATAATTGAGAAGCTCCCACAACAACTGCATTTGGCTGGAAAGTATCTCAGCAAGGCTGGGGTGGTTGCTTCTCTTGACAAGGAGAGTCTCTGA